The window CGCGAAGCTGCGAGCCGCTGCCGCCGCGCGGCAAGATTCGGATTTGGTGTTGATCGCCAGGACCGACGCTCGCGGCGTCAGTTCGCTCGAGGACGCGATCTACCGCTCGCAGGCGTATCTGGCGGCCGGCGCGGATTGGATTTTTCCCGAGGCGCTCGCGGGTCGAGACGAATTTGCCCGGTTCGCTGACGAGGTCGACGCGCCGCTTGTGGCGAATATGACGGAGTTTGGCAAAAGCCCGCTGTTGCCGCTCGAGGAGCTCGCCGGCCTGGGCTATGCCGTTGTGTTGTATCCGGTGACGATGCTCCGCGTGGCGATGAAGGCGGTCGAAGCGGCCTTGGCCGTGCTGGCCGACGAGGGAACGCAGAGCGGATTGCTGGACCTGATGCAGAACCGCGAAGAACTCTACGAGCTACTGGAGTATTCCGACTACGAACAGCGCGACCGCCGTTATTTCGGTGGCGAGCCCAACCCGCCGCACTAAACGCAAGAAAAATAAGTCTGGCATTGAGGCCGTCCCTCGCTAACGCTTCGGGCTAGTGTTGCCGATCTATTGCCCGAAGCGTTCGAGAGGGAGCGACCTGCAGCCTACAGCCGCAAGCCTTTCGCTATGGAAGATCTCTATCGCCCTGGTTTGGAAGGAATCGTTGCCGGCGAAACGGCGGTCAGCACCATTGCCGGCGGGCTTGCGTATCGCGGCTATGGCATTGAGGAATTGGCTGCCAAAGCACGGTTCGACGAAGTGGCTTATTTGCTATTGTACGGCGAATTGCCGAAGGTCGATGAATTGAGCGCGTTCCGCCATCGCTTGGCGCACTATGCAGCCGTGCCGCACCAGGTGATCGACATGGTGCGGATGATTCCGGGGCATGTGCCGCTGA of the Pirellulales bacterium genome contains:
- the prpB gene encoding methylisocitrate lyase, which gives rise to MSDLSPGSRLRQAVVDATIQVPGAFDALVARLAEQSGYDAVYLSGAAFSAGTLAMPDVGLFTLTELAEQTARLARSVAIPVIVDADTGFGEAIHVERTVRELESAGAAAIQIEDQHWPKRCGHLSGKTLIEPAEMCAKLRAAAAARQDSDLVLIARTDARGVSSLEDAIYRSQAYLAAGADWIFPEALAGRDEFARFADEVDAPLVANMTEFGKSPLLPLEELAGLGYAVVLYPVTMLRVAMKAVEAALAVLADEGTQSGLLDLMQNREELYELLEYSDYEQRDRRYFGGEPNPPH